GCTATGCCGCCCGCGATTCGGCGGAGTACCACAGCTGCGGATGCTCGAGCTGGTTCAGCGCACGCGAGTAAGCAAGGGGACGAACATCGACGACTGCTGCACCCGCGGCCCCCCCAAGACCGACGTCGACACAGAGAAAGTCACCCGCAACCGGAAAAGACATGGATGTTGAAGAGCTATTCGGCACAAGCCATACTTGTTCCCCCATCGACGTTGAACCCAAAGCCGAATTCGACACCATCGATCTAACCGAGAACAACGAAGTGTTCGAGGAAGTCCGAAAGCCAGAAAAGGATAATCGCGTCAAGCTTGCTGCCTTTCAATGTGTCATCTGTATGGACGACTGCTCTAACCTCACAGTCACACATTGTGGTAAGTGATGTCGCTTCTGGTTTTGAAGGTTTATGTAAGATTCTAACATAGCCCCAGGTCATCTATATTGCGCCTCTTGCTTGCACCAGTCTCTTCATGTCGACGTCACCAAAGTAAAATGTCCCATGTGCCGTCAAAAACTTGACATGAAGCCTCGAAAGAGTTATGACAGCACGACCAAGGGATACTGGCTCCTTGAACTGAAGCTCATGACTGCCACACGGAAAGGAAAGCGCAAGGCCTATACACTGTCCTGATGTTATCGACAACCGTCTACAACGGCCAACGTCGTGACTCTGTGAACTCACAACGCAATTGGATACTTGGTTCAGAGTTTGATGGCTAACTATAATGCACGAATGTCGTTGCCACGTGGTATTCCGTTTAATCAGCATCCATGGATACTTGGGACTCGTCACAGGTACGGGATTGTGCTAACCGCCACATGCCCTCGTGGCTTATATAgtgtttttttctttaacGTTACCACGGGCGGATCACTTTGTGGCGCCAGATGAAGATACCCAGCACTTACATGTATAAGGGGAACATAGAACTGCATAGATTTAATACGCGACCACGCTTTTTGCGCGGCTGAAGAAATGGCGCACTCGGAGTAACTATGTAAGCGAGGGATATGTATCGTGCTGTACCCATGGAAAGGACACAGAGACTCATCCATGGGGTTAACCATTTGGTTCTTAGGCAACAGCATATGGCGCATAGCATTTAGACCTCTGATATAGCTTGATTTACTTTGTGTTGACCTGAGGTGTCGAATATTCGAAGGAGTCATTATGAACCGACGTGTAAGATGTGAGAGTATGTGAAACTCATCGGTTGAGGACATACCAATTCCAACTGCTTGTGATATAAAAGTGTAGAAGAGCCTATGTTTCTCTTCCCACCATGCGTTTGGACTCACAACAGGTAAAATCAACATGGGGGGTTGCTTCTCATGTCTTGTCTTGGTACCAACGTGATTGACTTTTTTACTTATACGGACTGAACCACAATCAACGCAAATTATATCCAAGGCATCTGTCCTTCTCTTACAATGGCTTAGTGGAAGAAACTATGGCTCTGCTGCTTCAGCCCGGGAAGGACTTCATTCTCGAACTGTGAGTTTGGTAGTTGCTTGGTCGTGTATTTGGAGGATTGAGTAAAGGTTATTTCAAGGAACGGTGTCGTTGCGATGATAAAAATTAGCCCTTCAGCCTACTCTTCAACCTTTTGATCCAGGGCCTCATCTGCGTTGCCGCTTCCGACACCCGCGTTTCGTTTAAGCGTATGCGCGACGAGCATCCGATACTCTTTGCGTAATTTGCGGCCCTTCACGACATCTTTTCTGCCGCGAGGGACAAGGATGGCACCGATAATGCGCACGACTTGAGCAAGAAGGCCATAGTATTACTCAAGAGCACGagagttggtgttgtttaTTTGAAGGTCGGGGTCTGCTTCGAAGAGCCCAGAATCCTCAAGTGACCGGAAAAGGTTGTAATAGATGATTCACTTGGCTCCAGATCGGGTGTgcgcaagctcaaggagTAGAGCAAGGCGAGAGTTCTGGTATTCCTGCTGCTCAGGGGTGTCTGAGACAAGGAGTCAGCAGTAGTTTCGGCAAGGAAACTTGAGAGCAAGCACCAGCTTCATCCCTTATCTTGTGCTTGGAGACCTTAGTGCTAACGAGAGCCAGTTTGAGCCCTTTGAGCTTCATATGGGTTACATGACCTCCAATGGTGTTCGTTATGCTACGTAAGTGCCAGCAAACCGCCGGAGGCTAATGCTCTTCATGCCGAGCTACGCAGCTGCCGAGCTTGAGGAACTCATCATCTGCCATCAAGAAGCATTTGAAGATATCGCCCTGGTCCGTATTACCTTGTCGGACGATGCGGACTGGCGAATATGCTCCCAGAAGATAGTCAAGGGACAAAAGCTCACCAGAATTCTCCATGTAGTTTATCAACGTCTCAAACAAATCAGAACTGCAAGGTAAACCGGTGGCTCTTTAGATGAAGTCCTATAAGTGAGCAGTATATATTGCGAAATATTCTGAATAAATCtgtgacgaggaagaagggcaagtgtccgccatctccatcatcaactgATGCTCCCGCGATGTTTATGACAGTTGACCAGAGGCGGTCTTTTTCAAATATCCCATTGAGCCACTTTAGGCTTGTGTTTTGCTTAAAGAGATCTTCACATCAGGGCTGCCAGAAAGAGAGCTTAATTCCATAAAcctgcatcatcatcaacatcacggCAATGGAGAGCCTCATGATGGTCGCTTCCATTTCTCTCGACGCCCAATAAACAAGGCACTTGTAGTTCTTCAATAATAAACTGAACAATGGGACGTTTCTTTATGGGGTTCTTGGTCATAAAGCTACCAAGGTCCACTGTCACAAGCGTTTTCGCATGCCTGAGGAGAAAGtctttaagttctttttcCTCGTATTCCTCCATAACAAAAGCGAGTCGCTTCAGCAGAGGCATAGTGACATTCTTCAGGTTGCCCCCGAATATGCATGTTTCAGACGTGAAATCATACAGTGCTGGACGTTGCGTGAGAGATGGGGAGCATCTCAG
This genomic interval from Fusarium oxysporum f. sp. lycopersici 4287 chromosome 3, whole genome shotgun sequence contains the following:
- a CDS encoding hypothetical protein (At least one base has a quality score < 10), whose amino-acid sequence is MDVEELFGTSHTCSPIDVEPKAEFDTIDLTENNEVFEEVRKPEKDNRVKLAAFQCVICMDDCSNLTVTHCGHLYCASCLHQSLHVDVTKVKCPMCRQKLDMKPRKSYDSTTKGYWLLELKLMTATRKGKRKAYTLS